A single window of Pseudomonas lijiangensis DNA harbors:
- a CDS encoding efflux RND transporter periplasmic adaptor subunit, producing MFRDALSLVVPVCLLSLLTACSQEVAAPVVVRPAMVVQPLLSAQSVDSYPGEVRARFEPELAFRIGGKVSKRLVEVGQRVKADQPLAELDAEDVRLQLEATRAQVAAAEANLNLVRSERDRYKTLLDRQMVSRSQYDNAENLYRSGEARLKQIKAELTVADNQTRYTVLRASQDGVIAGRSVEVGQVVAAGQTVFTLAADGEREVLISLPEQNFARFKVGQPVSVELWTVRDQRFAGRIRELSPAADPRSRTFAARIAFATGQVPVELGQSARVFIAAEHAVPLSVPLSAVSSENGASYVWRVSPDGILKRAPVQLGAYGQESVPVLEGLKETDWIVAAGVHVLREGERIRPVDRSNRAVKMAAGE from the coding sequence ATGTTCCGCGATGCTTTGTCTCTCGTCGTGCCGGTTTGTCTGCTGTCATTGCTCACAGCCTGCAGTCAGGAAGTGGCTGCGCCTGTCGTGGTGCGTCCGGCCATGGTGGTCCAGCCACTGCTTTCCGCTCAGTCAGTGGACAGTTATCCCGGCGAAGTGCGGGCTCGTTTCGAGCCTGAGCTGGCGTTCCGCATCGGTGGCAAGGTCAGCAAGCGTCTGGTGGAAGTCGGGCAACGGGTGAAGGCCGATCAGCCGCTGGCTGAACTGGATGCCGAGGACGTGCGCCTGCAACTGGAAGCGACGCGCGCCCAGGTCGCGGCCGCAGAAGCCAACCTGAACCTGGTGCGTTCCGAGCGTGATCGCTACAAGACCCTGCTGGATCGCCAGATGGTCAGCCGCTCGCAATATGACAACGCGGAAAACCTCTATCGCTCCGGCGAAGCCCGGCTCAAGCAGATCAAGGCCGAGTTGACCGTCGCCGACAACCAGACGCGCTACACCGTTTTGCGCGCCTCCCAGGATGGCGTCATCGCCGGGCGTTCGGTGGAAGTCGGGCAAGTGGTTGCGGCCGGCCAGACGGTTTTTACCCTGGCGGCAGATGGCGAGCGTGAAGTGTTGATCAGCCTGCCGGAGCAGAACTTTGCCCGCTTCAAGGTGGGCCAGCCGGTGTCCGTCGAACTGTGGACCGTGCGCGATCAGCGTTTTGCCGGTCGTATCCGTGAGCTGTCACCGGCTGCCGACCCGCGTTCTCGTACCTTCGCTGCGCGCATTGCCTTTGCCACCGGGCAGGTTCCGGTCGAACTGGGGCAGAGCGCCCGGGTGTTTATCGCGGCAGAGCATGCGGTTCCGCTGTCCGTGCCACTCTCGGCGGTCAGCTCGGAAAATGGCGCCAGCTACGTCTGGCGGGTCAGCCCTGACGGCATTCTCAAGCGTGCTCCCGTGCAGCTTGGGGCATACGGGCAGGAATCGGTGCCGGTACTCGAAGGCCTGAAAGAAACCGACTGGATCGTCGCCGCTGGCGTGCATGTATTGCGCGAAGGCGAACGGATCCGCCCCGTGGACCGCAGCAATCGTGCGGTAAAAATGGCGGCCGGGGAGTAG
- a CDS encoding class I SAM-dependent methyltransferase encodes MSEQQAGSRIRVEALTVSGQDQASQWAQRLGLPLQDEQADFALQVTDDGLQLQQLGDDVPGPVRVDFVEGAVAHRRLFGGGSGQMIAKAVGIQPGVRPRVLDATAGLGKDAFVLASLGCEMSLIERQPIIAALLEDGLLRGRHDADVGGIIAQMRLLTGNSIELIRAWEGEPPQVIYLDPMFPHREKTALVKKEMRLFRPLVGDDMDAPALLEAALALATHRVVVKRPRKAPCIAGPKPGYALDGKSSRYDIYPKKALKS; translated from the coding sequence ATGAGTGAGCAGCAAGCGGGCAGTCGTATACGGGTCGAAGCCCTGACGGTGAGCGGACAGGATCAGGCATCGCAATGGGCTCAGCGTCTGGGTCTGCCTTTACAGGACGAACAGGCCGATTTTGCCCTGCAAGTGACCGACGATGGCCTGCAATTGCAGCAACTGGGCGATGATGTTCCAGGCCCTGTGCGCGTGGACTTTGTCGAGGGCGCTGTGGCCCATCGTCGTCTGTTCGGCGGTGGCAGCGGGCAGATGATCGCCAAGGCCGTCGGTATTCAGCCGGGCGTGCGGCCAAGGGTGCTGGATGCCACGGCAGGCCTGGGCAAGGATGCGTTCGTGCTGGCCAGCCTGGGCTGTGAAATGAGCCTGATCGAGCGTCAGCCGATCATTGCCGCCTTGCTGGAAGATGGTTTGCTGCGCGGGCGTCATGATGCCGATGTGGGGGGCATCATTGCGCAGATGCGTCTGCTGACCGGCAACTCCATCGAGCTGATCCGCGCCTGGGAAGGCGAGCCGCCGCAGGTGATCTACCTCGACCCCATGTTTCCCCATCGCGAAAAGACCGCGCTGGTGAAAAAGGAAATGCGCCTGTTCCGTCCCCTGGTGGGCGATGACATGGACGCACCGGCCCTGCTGGAAGCCGCCCTGGCTCTGGCGACCCACCGCGTAGTAGTCAAGCGCCCGCGCAAGGCACCTTGCATCGCAGGCCCGAAACCGGGGTATGCGCTGGATGGCAAATCCAGCCGTTATGACATCTACCCGAAGAAGGCGCTCAAGAGTTAA
- the adk gene encoding adenylate kinase, translating to MRVILLGAPGAGKGTQAKFITEKFGIPQVSTGDMLRAAVKAGTELGLKAKSVMDSGGLVSDDLIIGLIKDRLEQPDCKNGVLFDGFPRTIPQAEALLKAGLDIDHVLEIAVDDEEIVQRMSGRRVHEGSGRIYHVQHNPPKVEGVDDVTGEPLVQRKDDVEETVRHRLSVYHAQTKPLVAFYSELSKKNGKPKCSHIEGVGSVDAITTKVLAALT from the coding sequence ATGCGCGTGATTCTGCTGGGAGCTCCTGGAGCCGGTAAAGGTACTCAGGCAAAATTCATCACTGAAAAATTCGGCATCCCGCAGGTTTCGACTGGCGACATGCTGCGCGCAGCGGTCAAGGCCGGCACTGAACTGGGCCTGAAGGCCAAAAGTGTCATGGATTCGGGCGGTCTGGTTTCCGATGACCTGATCATCGGCCTGATCAAGGATCGCCTGGAGCAGCCTGACTGCAAGAATGGCGTACTGTTCGATGGTTTCCCGCGCACCATTCCTCAGGCTGAAGCCCTGTTGAAGGCGGGTCTGGACATCGACCATGTGCTGGAAATCGCCGTTGATGACGAAGAGATTGTCCAGCGCATGTCGGGCCGTCGCGTCCATGAAGGCTCTGGCCGTATCTACCATGTGCAGCACAATCCGCCGAAGGTTGAAGGTGTTGACGACGTCACTGGCGAGCCTCTGGTTCAGCGCAAGGACGATGTCGAAGAAACCGTGCGCCATCGCCTGTCGGTCTATCACGCACAGACCAAGCCGCTGGTTGCGTTCTACAGCGAACTGAGCAAGAAGAATGGCAAGCCAAAGTGCAGCCATATCGAAGGTGTCGGTTCCGTGGATGCGATCACCACCAAGGTGCTTGCTGCACTGACCTGA
- a CDS encoding DUF72 domain-containing protein produces MSSLPYYLGCPSWSESAWRESFYPEDARPADFLRLYAQVFNVVEGNTTFYARPALATVQRWAEVLPQDFRFTAKFPRDISHDGDLRLQLDAAEAFVKLLAPLGERVSPFWLQLPASFSPQRLAELAGFLDELKVPLAVEVRHMAFFEKGDEERMLNRMLLDRGVERICLDSRALFSCVSSDPAVLHAQSKKPKVPTRPAALTHSPQVRFIGRPVLEDNDPFLTQWVEKVAVWIEEGRTPYVFLHTPDNLKAPDLAQRFHRFLMERLPGLPPLPELDRGPQVEQLGLL; encoded by the coding sequence GTGTCCAGCCTGCCTTACTACCTGGGATGTCCGTCATGGAGCGAAAGCGCCTGGCGTGAGTCGTTCTACCCCGAAGATGCCCGTCCTGCCGACTTCCTGCGCCTCTACGCCCAAGTCTTCAATGTCGTTGAAGGCAATACCACGTTCTATGCGCGTCCCGCACTCGCCACTGTCCAGCGCTGGGCTGAAGTCCTGCCACAGGATTTTCGTTTCACCGCCAAATTTCCCCGGGACATCAGCCATGACGGTGACCTGCGCCTGCAACTGGATGCCGCTGAAGCCTTTGTGAAGCTGCTTGCGCCTCTTGGCGAACGTGTTTCGCCATTCTGGCTGCAACTGCCGGCCAGTTTCTCGCCCCAGCGTCTGGCGGAGCTGGCGGGTTTTCTCGATGAGCTCAAGGTGCCTCTGGCGGTTGAAGTGCGGCACATGGCCTTTTTCGAGAAGGGCGACGAAGAACGCATGCTCAACCGAATGCTGCTGGACCGTGGCGTAGAGCGAATCTGCCTGGATTCCCGGGCGCTGTTCAGTTGTGTTTCCTCGGATCCGGCGGTGCTGCATGCCCAGTCCAAGAAACCCAAGGTGCCCACGCGCCCGGCGGCCTTGACCCATTCGCCGCAGGTTCGCTTCATCGGTCGCCCGGTGCTGGAGGACAATGACCCGTTCCTGACTCAATGGGTCGAAAAGGTCGCCGTCTGGATTGAGGAAGGGCGCACTCCCTATGTGTTTCTGCACACCCCGGACAACCTGAAGGCGCCTGACCTGGCTCAGCGTTTTCATCGATTCCTGATGGAGCGCCTGCCTGGGCTGCCGCCATTGCCCGAACTGGATCGTGGTCCGCAAGTGGAGCAACTGGGCTTGCTCTGA
- a CDS encoding DUF4398 domain-containing protein, translating to MELITMNTLTAKSKFKSLRGLKLAALALGSTFILAGCAGNPPTEQYAVTQSAVNSAVSAGGTEYAAVETKAAQDKLKQADLAMQEHKYDEARRLAEQAEWDARVAERKSQAAKAEKAVQDARQGVEELREEGLRQVQ from the coding sequence ATGGAGTTGATCACCATGAACACCCTTACTGCCAAATCCAAGTTCAAAAGCCTGCGCGGGTTGAAACTGGCTGCGCTGGCCCTGGGTAGCACCTTCATTCTGGCTGGTTGCGCGGGAAATCCACCAACCGAGCAGTACGCAGTGACTCAGTCAGCCGTCAACAGTGCCGTCAGCGCTGGCGGGACCGAGTACGCCGCGGTAGAAACCAAGGCTGCTCAGGACAAGCTCAAGCAAGCCGATCTGGCGATGCAGGAACATAAATACGACGAAGCCCGCCGTCTGGCCGAGCAAGCCGAATGGGATGCTCGTGTAGCAGAGCGTAAATCGCAGGCCGCCAAGGCCGAGAAAGCCGTGCAGGATGCTCGTCAGGGCGTCGAAGAACTACGTGAAGAAGGCCTGCGTCAGGTGCAATAA
- a CDS encoding TetR/AcrR family transcriptional regulator, which yields MPNTSLTSGPGRPKDPEKRKAILEAAKDLFVRHGYGNTSMDSIAAEAGVSKLTVYSHFTDKETLFSAAVVARCEEQMPALFVHLSSDLPVETVLLNVARAFHTLINSPESLELNRLMVNLGTQDPKLSMIFFEAGPQRILNEMERLLIQIDKAGELRIESPKTAAEHFLTMVKGLFHFRLLVGCGEMPDTEEAEQHVQEVVRLFMRAYRV from the coding sequence ATGCCAAACACTTCGTTGACCTCCGGTCCGGGCCGCCCAAAGGATCCGGAAAAGCGCAAAGCCATTCTCGAAGCCGCGAAAGACCTTTTCGTGCGTCACGGCTATGGCAATACCAGCATGGACAGCATCGCCGCCGAAGCAGGCGTCTCCAAACTCACGGTCTACAGCCATTTCACCGACAAGGAGACGCTGTTCTCTGCCGCGGTAGTCGCCCGTTGCGAAGAGCAGATGCCTGCCCTGTTCGTGCACCTGAGCAGTGATTTGCCGGTGGAAACCGTGCTGTTGAATGTCGCTCGCGCCTTCCACACGCTGATCAACAGCCCCGAATCCCTGGAGCTGAATCGACTGATGGTCAACCTGGGCACCCAGGACCCGAAACTGTCGATGATCTTTTTCGAGGCGGGCCCGCAACGCATTCTCAACGAGATGGAACGTCTGCTGATCCAGATCGACAAGGCAGGTGAGTTGCGTATCGAATCCCCGAAAACCGCCGCCGAGCACTTCCTGACCATGGTCAAAGGACTCTTCCACTTCCGTCTTCTGGTGGGCTGTGGAGAGATGCCCGACACAGAAGAGGCCGAGCAGCATGTCCAGGAAGTGGTGAGGCTGTTCATGCGGGCTTACAGGGTTTAA
- a CDS encoding extensin-like domain-containing protein, with protein sequence MRIFLLVLLLCAAAVMAVWRGWVDVPPQWNPWAPLDVQLEPNLLTPFKLARLQDDPALCDLALESSSLRYSRQADSDPSARCPLQNTLRIQGGDIALSSSFLASCPLAVAYALFDIHTLQPAAQAVFGQRVARIDHLGSFACRNIYNRANSRLSQHATANALDIAGFRLADGQRINLLKDWSDEGDKGRFLRLVRDGACKNFSTVLGPEYNAAHRDHFHLDMGLWQVCR encoded by the coding sequence ATGCGGATTTTTCTGCTGGTCCTGTTGCTGTGTGCGGCAGCCGTGATGGCGGTCTGGCGAGGCTGGGTCGATGTTCCGCCGCAGTGGAATCCATGGGCGCCTCTGGATGTTCAACTTGAGCCCAACCTGCTGACGCCCTTCAAGCTGGCGCGGTTGCAGGATGATCCGGCGCTGTGCGATCTGGCGCTGGAATCATCGAGCCTGCGTTACAGTCGTCAGGCCGACAGCGACCCGTCTGCCCGATGTCCCTTGCAGAACACCTTGCGCATACAGGGCGGCGATATCGCCCTGAGCAGCAGTTTCCTGGCCAGTTGCCCGCTGGCCGTTGCCTATGCCCTGTTCGACATCCACACCTTGCAGCCTGCCGCCCAGGCGGTTTTTGGCCAGCGCGTCGCACGGATCGATCACCTGGGCAGTTTCGCCTGTCGCAACATCTATAACCGCGCCAATAGCCGCCTCAGTCAGCACGCCACCGCCAATGCTCTGGACATCGCCGGTTTTCGCCTGGCGGACGGGCAGAGAATCAATCTGCTCAAGGACTGGAGCGACGAAGGCGACAAGGGGCGTTTTCTGAGGCTGGTGCGCGACGGCGCCTGCAAGAATTTCAGCACGGTGCTGGGGCCGGAATACAACGCGGCGCATCGTGATCATTTTCATCTGGATATGGGGTTGTGGCAGGTGTGTCGTTAG
- a CDS encoding energy transducer TonB, with the protein MSEIVQSSIGYLSHAGDYSLSNSRTLTGVTQLWSDTFARVMAEHVGDGTQPSEPPIKIEVDTETGEPLTGARTLSKIIEQRACPVTDTQVKPPEPLFLPIAEFELDLLPPAAEPFSISEIIEQQRHLEFDSNWVRPTVVNPYNYNGNPGPGPQPRPLHLPIAELEWELADKPALPLDEETIQAQQRQFDYENGWARPLILQNLRMAA; encoded by the coding sequence ATGTCAGAGATTGTTCAATCATCCATCGGCTACTTGTCGCACGCAGGCGACTACAGCCTCAGCAACAGCCGCACCCTGACCGGTGTGACGCAGCTGTGGTCGGACACATTTGCCCGGGTGATGGCTGAACATGTCGGTGATGGTACACAGCCTTCCGAGCCGCCGATCAAGATCGAAGTCGATACTGAAACCGGCGAACCGCTCACCGGCGCACGGACACTGAGCAAAATCATCGAACAACGCGCCTGCCCGGTCACCGACACCCAGGTCAAACCGCCAGAGCCGCTGTTCCTGCCGATTGCCGAATTTGAACTCGACCTGCTGCCACCGGCTGCCGAGCCATTCAGCATCAGCGAAATCATCGAACAGCAACGCCACCTGGAATTCGACAGCAACTGGGTCCGCCCGACCGTGGTCAACCCTTACAACTACAACGGCAATCCTGGCCCAGGTCCACAACCGCGTCCTCTGCACCTGCCGATTGCCGAGCTCGAGTGGGAGCTGGCCGACAAGCCTGCCCTGCCGCTTGACGAAGAAACCATCCAGGCTCAACAGCGCCAGTTCGACTATGAAAATGGCTGGGCTCGTCCGCTGATCCTGCAAAACCTGCGCATGGCTGCCTAA
- the ppc gene encoding phosphoenolpyruvate carboxylase has product MADIDARLREDVHLLGELLGNTIRDQRGAAFLDKIERIRKGAKAGRRGSAAGAEQLSSSVDSLDDDELLPVARAFNQFLNLANIAEQYQLMRRRDDSQPQPFEARVLPELLDRLKAEGHSPDALARQLGKLEIELVLTAHPTEVARRTLIQKYDAIAAQLAALDHRDLNSIEREQITSRLQRLIAEAWHTEEIRRIRPTPVDEAKWGFAVIEHSLWHAIPSYLRKADQALQAATGLHLPLEAAPIRFASWMGGDRDGNPNVTASVTREVLLLARWMAADLFLRDVDQLAADLSMQQASDALRASVGDSAEPYRAELKRLRERLRATRSWANASLTTSQPAPDAVLHDNRELLEPLMLCFQSLHECGMGVIADGPLLDCLRRAVTFGLFLVRLDVRQDSSRHCAAMTEITDYLGLGRYEDWDEPTRIDFLLRELNNRRPLLPAHFKPAADTAEVLATCRVVAAAPAASLGSYVISMAGAASDVLAVQLLLKEAGLQRPMRVVPLFETLADLDNAGPVIERLLGLPGYRSRLHGPQEVMIGYSDSAKDAGTTAAAWAQYRAQEKLVEICREQQVELLLFHGRGGTVGRGGGPAHAAILSQPPGSVAGRFRTTEQGEMIRFKFGLPDIAEQNLNLYLAAVLEATLLPPPLPEPSWRKMMDQMATDGVNAYRAVVRENPEFVEYFSQATPEQELGRLPLGSRPAKRRAGGVESLRAIPWIFAWTQTRLMLPAWLGWEAALSKALERGEGDVLAQMREQWPFFRTRIDMLEMVLAKADSDIAQLYDDRLVSAELQHLGAHLRGLLSQACKVVLGLTGQQQLLAHSPETLEFISLRNTYLDPLHLLQAELLARSRHRESSLDSPLELALLVSVAGIAAGLRNTG; this is encoded by the coding sequence ATGGCCGATATCGATGCGCGTTTGCGCGAAGACGTTCACTTGCTGGGCGAGCTTTTGGGAAACACGATTCGCGATCAGCGCGGGGCCGCCTTTCTCGACAAGATCGAGCGTATTCGTAAAGGGGCGAAGGCCGGCAGGCGAGGCTCTGCGGCGGGTGCCGAGCAGTTGAGCTCCAGTGTCGACAGCCTGGACGATGACGAACTGTTACCCGTGGCGCGAGCGTTCAACCAGTTCCTGAACCTGGCCAATATCGCCGAGCAGTATCAATTGATGCGCCGTCGCGATGACTCCCAGCCTCAGCCTTTCGAGGCGCGGGTCCTGCCTGAACTGCTTGATCGCCTCAAGGCTGAAGGCCACTCTCCCGACGCGCTGGCCCGTCAGTTGGGCAAGCTTGAAATCGAACTGGTACTCACGGCGCACCCCACCGAGGTGGCGCGCCGCACGCTGATCCAGAAATACGATGCCATTGCGGCGCAACTGGCGGCGCTGGACCATCGGGATCTCAACAGCATCGAGCGCGAGCAGATCACTTCCAGGCTGCAACGCCTGATCGCCGAAGCCTGGCACACCGAAGAAATCCGCCGTATCCGTCCTACGCCTGTCGATGAAGCCAAATGGGGCTTTGCGGTCATCGAGCACTCGCTCTGGCACGCGATTCCAAGCTATCTGCGCAAGGCCGATCAGGCGCTGCAAGCGGCTACCGGCCTGCATTTGCCACTGGAAGCGGCGCCGATCCGCTTTGCTTCGTGGATGGGCGGCGACCGGGATGGCAACCCCAATGTCACGGCCAGCGTTACCCGTGAAGTCCTGCTGCTGGCCCGCTGGATGGCGGCTGATCTGTTCCTGCGGGATGTGGATCAACTGGCTGCCGACCTTTCGATGCAGCAGGCCAGCGATGCCTTGCGCGCCAGCGTCGGTGACAGCGCCGAACCCTACCGCGCCGAACTCAAGCGCTTGCGTGAGCGCCTCAGGGCCACCCGGAGCTGGGCCAACGCTTCCCTGACAACGTCACAGCCTGCACCGGATGCCGTCCTGCACGACAACCGTGAGCTGCTTGAGCCATTGATGTTGTGTTTCCAGTCGCTGCATGAATGTGGAATGGGCGTGATCGCCGACGGTCCGTTGCTCGATTGCCTGCGTCGGGCAGTGACCTTCGGGCTGTTTCTGGTGCGTCTGGACGTGCGCCAGGATTCCAGCCGTCACTGCGCGGCCATGACCGAAATCACCGATTATCTGGGCCTGGGCCGTTACGAGGACTGGGATGAGCCGACGCGCATCGACTTCCTGCTGCGTGAGCTGAATAACCGTCGCCCCTTGCTTCCCGCTCATTTCAAACCGGCTGCCGACACCGCCGAAGTGCTGGCAACGTGTCGGGTCGTGGCGGCTGCGCCGGCGGCTTCGCTGGGCTCCTACGTGATCTCCATGGCGGGCGCCGCCTCGGATGTGCTCGCGGTGCAGTTGCTGCTCAAAGAGGCTGGCCTGCAAAGGCCGATGCGCGTGGTGCCGCTGTTCGAGACCCTGGCTGACCTGGATAACGCCGGACCGGTGATCGAGCGGCTTCTGGGGTTGCCGGGCTATCGTTCGCGGCTGCACGGTCCTCAGGAAGTGATGATCGGCTATTCGGACTCCGCCAAGGATGCAGGCACCACCGCAGCGGCCTGGGCGCAGTATCGGGCGCAGGAGAAACTGGTGGAAATCTGCCGCGAGCAGCAAGTCGAACTGCTGTTGTTTCATGGCCGCGGCGGCACCGTCGGGCGCGGTGGTGGTCCGGCCCATGCGGCGATTCTGTCGCAACCGCCGGGTTCGGTTGCGGGGCGTTTCCGCACCACCGAACAGGGTGAAATGATTCGTTTCAAATTCGGCCTGCCGGACATTGCCGAGCAGAACCTCAACCTTTATCTGGCTGCCGTCCTGGAAGCGACCCTGCTGCCACCTCCTTTGCCTGAGCCGTCCTGGCGGAAAATGATGGATCAGATGGCCACCGACGGGGTGAATGCCTACCGGGCCGTAGTGCGGGAAAACCCCGAGTTCGTCGAGTATTTCAGTCAGGCCACGCCTGAGCAGGAACTGGGCCGCCTGCCGCTGGGCAGCCGCCCGGCCAAACGTCGTGCAGGCGGTGTCGAAAGCCTGCGGGCCATCCCGTGGATCTTCGCCTGGACCCAGACGCGTCTGATGCTGCCTGCCTGGCTCGGTTGGGAAGCCGCCCTGAGCAAGGCTCTGGAGCGTGGCGAAGGGGATGTGCTGGCGCAGATGCGCGAACAATGGCCATTCTTCCGTACCCGCATCGATATGCTGGAAATGGTGCTGGCCAAGGCCGACTCGGACATCGCCCAGCTCTACGATGACCGTCTGGTGAGCGCTGAACTGCAACATTTAGGTGCGCATCTGCGCGGCCTATTGTCGCAGGCGTGCAAGGTTGTCCTGGGCCTCACCGGGCAACAGCAACTGCTGGCCCATAGCCCGGAAACCCTGGAATTCATCAGTCTGCGCAACACGTATCTGGACCCGCTGCATCTGTTGCAGGCCGAACTCCTGGCGCGTTCCCGGCATCGTGAGTCCAGCCTGGACAGTCCTCTGGAACTGGCTTTACTGGTGTCTGTTGCAGGCATTGCAGCCGGATTGCGCAATACCGGCTGA
- the tsaB gene encoding tRNA (adenosine(37)-N6)-threonylcarbamoyltransferase complex dimerization subunit type 1 TsaB, with the protein MTTLLALDTATEACSVALLHDGKVLSHYEVIPRLHAQRLLPMIKDLLAEAGIAMSALDAIAFGRGPGAFTGVRIAIGVVQGLAFALERPVLPVSNLAVLAQRACREYGALQVASAIDARMDEVYWGCYRETEGEMRLVGHEAVLPPEQVALPVDASGQWFGSGTGWGYAERMPVSLVGQDASMLPHALDLLTLATFAWNRGESIPADDAQPVYLRDKVATPKGPQVR; encoded by the coding sequence ATGACCACCTTGCTGGCCCTGGACACCGCCACTGAAGCCTGCTCGGTCGCTTTGCTGCATGACGGCAAGGTACTGAGCCACTATGAGGTGATCCCGCGTCTGCATGCCCAGCGCCTGCTGCCCATGATCAAGGATCTGCTGGCCGAGGCGGGCATTGCCATGTCGGCGCTGGATGCCATTGCCTTCGGACGTGGTCCGGGCGCCTTCACGGGCGTGCGTATCGCTATCGGTGTGGTCCAGGGGCTGGCTTTCGCGCTGGAGCGCCCGGTGTTGCCGGTCTCGAACCTGGCAGTGCTGGCGCAACGTGCCTGCCGCGAGTACGGTGCCTTGCAGGTCGCCTCGGCTATCGACGCCCGGATGGATGAAGTCTACTGGGGTTGCTATCGCGAAACCGAAGGCGAAATGCGTCTGGTGGGTCACGAAGCGGTCCTGCCACCCGAACAGGTTGCGCTGCCCGTGGATGCCAGCGGCCAATGGTTCGGTTCCGGCACCGGCTGGGGCTATGCCGAGCGCATGCCGGTTTCGCTGGTCGGTCAGGACGCCAGCATGCTGCCCCATGCCCTGGATCTGCTGACCCTGGCTACTTTTGCCTGGAACCGTGGCGAGTCGATTCCGGCGGACGATGCCCAGCCTGTCTATCTGCGCGACAAGGTGGCAACTCCCAAAGGACCTCAGGTTCGCTGA